In Malaclemys terrapin pileata isolate rMalTer1 chromosome 11, rMalTer1.hap1, whole genome shotgun sequence, a single genomic region encodes these proteins:
- the FIGN gene encoding fidgetin has translation MQWTPEHAQWPEQHFDITSTTRSPAHKVEAYRGHLQRTYQYAWANDDISALTASNLLKKYAEKYSGILEGPADRPILSNYSEAPSALVNGRKNENEPWQPSLNSESVYPMNCVPDVITASKAGVSAALPPADVSASIGSSPGVASNLTEPSYSSSTCGSHTVPSLHSGLPSQEYATGYNGSYLHTSYSGQPAPALPSPHPSPLHSSGLLQPPPPPPPALVPGYNGTSNLSSYSYPSASYPPQTAVGPGYSPGGAPPPSAYLPSGIPAPTPLPPTTVPGYTYQSHGLTPIAPSALTNSSASSLKRKAFYMAGQGEMDSSYGNYSYGQQRSTQSPMYRMPDNSISNANRGNGFDRSAETSSLAFKPTKQLMSSEQQRKFSSQSSRALTPPSYSTAKNSLGSRTSESFGKYTSPVMNDHGDEHRQLLPHPMQGPGLRAATSSNHSVDEQLKNTDTHLIDLVTNEIINQGPPVDWNDIAGLDLVKAVIKEEVLWPVLRSDAFNGLTALPRSILLFGPRGTGKTLMGRCIASQLGATFFKITGSGLVTKWLGEGEKIVHASFLVARCRQPSVIFVSDIDMLLSSQVSEEHSPVSRMRTEFLMQLDTVLTSAEDQIVVICSTSKPEEIDESLRRYFMKRLLIPLPDSTARHQIIVQLLSQHNYCLNDKEVALLVQRTEGFSGLDVAHLCQEAVVGPLHAMPATDLSAIIPSQLRPVTYQDFENAFCKIQPSISQKELDTYVEWNKMFGCSQ, from the coding sequence ATGCAGTGGACGCCGGAGCATGCCCAGTGGCCAGAACAGCACTTTGATATCACTTCGACTACCCGGTCTCCTGCTCACAAGGTGGAAGCATACCGTGGACATCTGCAGCGCACCTACCAGTATGCCTGGGCCAATGATGACATCTCTGCTCTGACTGCCTCTAATCTattgaaaaaatatgcagaaaagTATTCTGGTATTTTAGAAGGCCCAGCCGACCGACCCATCCTTAGTAACTATTCTGAAGCTCCGTCAGCACTGGTGAATGGTCGGAAGAATGAAAATGAACCCTGGCAGCCTTCTTTGAACTCAGAGAGTGTTTATCCTATGAACTGTGTCCCGGACGTTATTACTGCCAGCAAAGCTGGAGTAAGTGCAGCCCTCCCTCCAGCAGATGTCTCTGCCAGTATAGGGAGCTCACCTGGGGTGGCCAGTAACCTGACAGAACCTAGTTATTCTAGTAGTACCTGCGGAAGTCATACAGTACCTAGTCTTCATTCGGGGCTCCCATCTCAGGAATATGCCACAGGATACAATGGATCTTATTTACATACTAGTTACAGTGGCCAGCCAGCACCTGCACTTCCATCACCTCATCCATCCCCTTTGCATAGCTCTGGCCTCTTACAGCCACCACCACCGCCGCCACCAGCCCTAGTCCCAGGCTACAATGGGACTTCTAACCTCTCCAGTTATAGCTACCCATCTGCTAGTTATCCTCCTCAAACTGCTGTTGGGCCTGGGTACAGCCCTGGTGGTGCCCCACCTCCCTCAGCATACCTGCCTTCAGGAATTCCTGCTCCTACTCCTCTCCCCCCTACCACTGTACCTGGCTACACCTACCAGAGTCACGGTTTGACGCCCATTGCACCATCGGCTCTGACAAACAGTTCTGCAAGTTCTCTCAAAAGGAAAGCTTTCTATATGGCAGGGCAAGGAGAAATGGACTCCAGTTATGGAAATTACAGCTATGGCCAACAGAGATCTACACAGAGTCCCATGTATAGAATGCCCGACAACAGCATTTCAAATGCAAACAGGGGGAATGGCTTTGACAGAAGTGCTGAAACATCATCCTTAGCATTTAAGCCAACAAAGCAGCTAATGTCCTCTGAGCAGCAAAGGAAATTCAGCAGTCAGTCCAGCAGGGCTCTGACACCCCCTTCCTATAGTACTGCAAAAAATTCATTGGGATCAAGAACAAGTGAATCTTTTGGGAAGTACACCTCCCCAGTAATGAACGACCATGGGGATGAGCACCGGcagctcctccctcacccaatgCAAGGCCCGGGACTTCGTGCAGCTACCTCATCCAACCACTCTGTGGACGAGCAACTGAAGAATACTGACACACACCTCATTGACCTTGTAACCAATGAGATTATCAACCAAGGACCTCCTGTGGACTGGAATGACATTGCTGGCCTAGATTTGGTAAAGGCTGTCATTAAAGAGGAGGTTTTATGGCCAGTGTTGAGGTCAGATGCATTCAATGGACTGACTGCTCTACCTCGGAGCATCCTTTTATTTGGACCTCGGGGAACAGGCAAAACATTAATGGGTAGATGTATAGCTAGTCAGCTAGGAGCCACGTTTTTCAAAATCACTGGCTCTGGGCTTGTCACAAAGTGGTtaggggaaggagaaaaaattGTTCACGCTTCCTTCCTCGTGGCAAGGTGTCGCCAGCCTTCAGTGATTTTTGTTAGTGACATTGATATGCTTCTTTCATCTCAAGTGAGTGAAGAACACAGTCCAGTAAGTCGAATGAGAACCGAGTTCCTTATGCAGCTGGACACTGTTCTGACTTCTGCTGAGGACCAAATAGTAGTAATTTGCTCCACAAGTAAACCAGAAGAAATAGATGAATCTCTTCGAAGGTACTTCATGAAACGACTTTTAATCCCACTTCCTGACAGCACAGCGCGGCACCAGATAATAGTACAACTGCTCTCACAGCACAATTACTGTCTCAATGACAAGGAGGTTGCACTGCTTGTCCAGCGCACAGAAGGCTTTTCTGGACTGGACGTGGCTCATTTGTGTCAGGAAGCAGTGGTAGGCCCCCTCCATGCCATGCCAGCCACAGACCTTTCAGCCATTATACCCAGCCAGCTGCGGCCAGTTACATATCAAGACTTTGAAAATGCTTTCTGCAAGATACAGCCTAGCATATCTCAAAAAGAGCTTGATACATATGTTGAATGGAACAAAATGTTTGGTTGCAGTCAGTga